Within Diospyros lotus cultivar Yz01 chromosome 15, ASM1463336v1, whole genome shotgun sequence, the genomic segment gttgaAGGGAAGGTGAAGGAAGGCAACTTGTCAATTTTGATTGACAGTGGGAGCACACATAGTTTCTTTGACGATAGCACCGCTAAGAAGCTAAAGTGCCAACTCACTGGGACATCGCCCTTGAGTGTGGTCGTTGCCAATGGAAATCGGGTGTTGAGCAATTCTGCCTGCCTGGGTTTCATATGGGAAATGCAGGAAGAAAAATTTGAGGCAGACCTTAGGTTGTTGCAGCTAGGAGGGTGTGATGTGGTGttaggagtggattggatgaagggggtgagtcccataagctttgatttcaacCGAATGGAAGTCTCCtttgaaaaagaagggaaaagtaTGACACTTACAAGTGGGTAAGAGGTTGCAACTTGCAAGATGATTACGGGTAAGAGACTGCAAAGGGTCCTCAAGAGCAAATGGAGTCAATTTACACAGCTATTTTCCATTGTGGAAGTGGAGGAGAATCCTAATGGGGAAGGGCTGGGGGAGCTACATCTCACTGTCAGCCACCAGCAACAAGGTGCCGACCAAGTATGTGCACAACCCTTTATTGATGAATTGTTGGCAGACTTTAAGAACCTCTTTGTGGAACCAAAGACCTTTCCTCCTAATCGAACTTTGGACCATGCCATTAACCTAAAACCAAATGCAGAGCTAGTCAATGTCAGGTCATACCGTTATGCCCCCGTCCAAAAAACCAAAATTGAAAGGATGGTAAAAGAGATGATAAGTCAATCCTTCATTAGACCAAGCCAAAGCCCTTTTGCTTCCCCCGTCCTattggtaaagaaaaaagatgtcACTTGGCGCTTTTCCCATACCCCTTGTTGAAGATCTTATGGATGAGCTACACCAAGCCAAGTTCTTTTCCAAGCTGGATCTGCGCTCAGGCTATCACCAAATAAGGATGAAGCCCGAGAACATCCACAAAATGGCCTTTCGAACACACCATGGtcattttgagttcttggtgatgccctttgggctcaccaaCGCCCCAGCCACTTTCCAATCTTTAATGAACCGGATATTTGAACCCTATCTAAGGAAAGTTCatccttgtgttctttgatgacatccttgtATATAGCCCCACATTAGACCAACACCTCATCCACCTAAGAACCACTTTTGAGGTCCTTAAAAGAAACTAGCTATTCATCAAAAGATCTAAATGTGCATTTGGCCATAACCAAGTAGAATACTTGGGACACTTAATTTCAGAGGAGGGAATCAACACCGATCCAAGAAAGGTGGAGGTTATGCTCAGTTGGCCAAAACCCACTACAATAAGAGCTCTTAGGGGATTTTTAGGGCTTACTGGTTACTACCGCATGTTTGTTAAAGGGTATGGGGTCATGAGAAAACCACTTACAAACTTGTTAAAGAAGGGAAACTTCTAGTGGGGGTCGGAGGCAGATTCTGCTTTTGAAGAGCTGAAGGTGGCGATGAGCAGGGTACCCACACTACAACTGTCGGACTTCAACAAGCCTTTTGTGCCTGAGACGAATGCTTGTGGAGTTGGAATAGGCGCAGTATTGATGCAAGACGGAAGACCATTGGCTTTTCTGAGCCAAGCCCTCAGCCCTAAACACCTTAGACTAAGCGTTTATGAGAAGGAGTTCTTGGCTGTCCTAATGACTGTGGAAAAATGGCGCCATTATTTGGAGGCAGGAAGGTTTGTAATCAAGACGAATCACGAGTCCTTGAAGTTCTTGCTCCAACAAAAACTTCAAACTCAACTCCAAAAGAAGGGGATGGCCAAACTAATGGGGTTGGACTACTCTATTCaatataagaaaggaaaggagaacCTAGCAGTAGATGCATTATCTAGGTGCCAAGAGGAAGCAGGTGCAGTCGCCCTGACTGTGGTAATTCCCGAATGGTGTGAGGAGGTGGTGGACAGCTATGAGGAAGATGACCATATTAAACGACTGCTGGAAAAATTGGCTCTAGGAAGTAAGGAGGCAGAAGGATATACGATGGTGGATGGGTTGCTGAGATATAAAGGCAGGATAGTAATAGGCCACAAGGAGGAgtttaagagaaaaattctgCAGTCACTTCATGAGTCTCCTTTAGGGGGACATTTGGGCATCCAAAACACCTACTTGAGAGTGCGGCAGCTATTCCACTGGCTGGGGCTTAGGGTGACGGTCAAGGACTATGTTCTAGGGTGTGATACATGTAAGAGGTGCAAATATGAGAATGTGGAATACCCAGGACTTCTGCACCATTACCCATTCCAAAACAGTCATGGACAAGtgtgtccatggatttcatcGAGGGGTTGCCACGTTCCGAGGGCAAGGATTGTGTGATGGTGATTGTCGACAGGCTGACCAAATTTGCACACTTTGTGGGGCTAACGCACCCTTACACCGCCCAAGAAGTGGCAAGGGCGTTCACTGACCGGGTAGTAGCAATGCACGGGATCCCTAAGACTATCATATTAGATTGGGATAAGATCTTTACCAGCCACCTTTGGAGGGAGTTGATGAAAAACATGGGCATAGAACCCAACTTATTGACTGCCTATCACTCTCAATCTGATGGGCAGATAGAAAGAGTGAACCAAAGTCTTGAAACCTACCTCCGCTGCGTGTGCTTGCTGCAACCAAAGAGTTGGCATAGGTGGTTAGCTCTagcacagtggtggtacaattccagccaCCATGCATCTATAAAGATGTCACCCTTTGAAGCTGTGTTCGGGTTTAAACCTCCAATTCTACCAACCATCGAAGAGTGTACCTCAGCTGCCGTAGTTGAGGAGTATTTCCAGCAAAAGAAAGGGGTGATACAGCAACTCAAGCAAAAGTTGGCATCAGCTCAAAACCGGATGAAGCAGCAGGCCGATAGGAGGACTGACTGAGAATTTGAAGTAGGGGAGAATGTTTATCTACGGCTGAGGTAACCCCATCTTAAGTCCATTTCTCAAGGACTAGTCTCTAAATTCAACCCTAAATACTTCGGGCCCTTTCCCATAACGGCTAAGGTAGGCAAGGTGGTTTACCGTTTACAACTTCCTGAAGGATCCAACATCCACTCGGTCTTCCATGTTTCCCTACTAAAGAAGTCAACTGGACAGGAACGAGTGAACCCAAAATTACCCGTTTTACCTAGGGAGAAGGAAGTCACAAAGGAGCCGAAGGCTATATTGGATAGAAGAGTCATCTACCACAAAGGGGCCTCTCTTATTCAGGCGCTGGTCAGATGGCAAGGAGGATCTTTGAGGGAGGACACCTGGGAGTACCTTCCCCAACTACTACAACAATTTCCCCGAACCGCTAGCCTCTtaaacatttcttgaggacaagaaattgctGAAGGGAGGGGTATTGTCACGGAATCAAGGCCAGCCAAGGCCAATTTTTCTGCGGCTTAATTTACTTTGttatttctctttattgttCAATTGTAATTCTCTTTTTCCAAGTTGTTAGTTAGTTAGAGAGAATGTCCAGCTGTAAAGGTAGCTAGGATACGACAAAATAGTTGGTTATGAGAGCTGTGATCTGCTATGGCAGCACCCTAGGACAGCTATATAAGCTCAATCTATCCCTGTAAGACGCCATCGATTATCAAAGAAGGAATACAGTTCTTAttctctctcaacttctctcactctctctttttctcattctcttccAATCTCTCCCATTCTTTCCTCCGTTCTCTAGCTTCCTCGTTCAATACACATTGAACTAGAAGGCTGATTATTGTCACAATTCATAACTGTGACACCATGCCACCCAGCCACGAGgctgataaataaaaaatattttttaaaaatttctaactataaataaataatctaagtataatttaacatataaatcagtgtattatttgtaattttgtacGTTACATTCTGTAAATTGTAAGTTTGCATGTattttatgactttttattTGTCAATAGTTTGAGatagtaaaattaatttgaggtaaTTGTCCTAGTTAAGAAAttgaattatgtaattttgtgtatgatttttcaataaaatgatgaaaacaaTATTTAATAcgatatttttattgtattactaaaagttgttttttaatttttttaaaaaattccaaatgGTGGGCAAAGCGGGCCCAACCTGCACTGGCCAGAAAAAAAGGGGCTAACCTGTCACTGCCCATTACAGCTCTAGATTGTATGATTACATAAAATGCTGAAAGCATTTCTCCATAGTATCCCACCTTGTATCATCCTGAATAATTTCTCCTTTTTTTAATGATTGATCTATATTTAAATTGATCTTTTCTAGGAATAAATCTTCAAGTTCATGACAACATCATCTACACTTCTATTtgtttactaaacttacatttcatatatttagttttcaatcTGGTCAATTCAAAGCTAttccaaaaatttatttttatccctTAACATAACCATGACTCATAATCCATCAACAAGCCATGTTTATAGGCTTGATAAAACTCTTAAACAGATGgaacatattttaaattgatCCTATCTAATTTACTGATCTATAAGCACAAAGTCTATTGCAAAATCTGTTAAAATTCCCAATAAAAGACAAAATCATTCAagataaacttaaaaaatactaattatACAAAACCAATCATTATtctcttcaaataaaactaaagagtcctaaaattaaagattatgtgATGCCTTTCTTGACTCTATCATATGGACTACAGCTACAAATGTTTCTCCTTATGGGGTATGCCTTTGGTGACTTCATGAGTTGGGAAGTTTTCCCATGTTTTTACCATTTAAGGTTGGGAGATGCCAACTAGAATTAGATTCTGGTTGGACATTTGGTGCAACCCCAGGTCATTAATTGAGCAGTTTCTTCCTTCTATATTTGGCTGGTAATGGAGAGGCGGTTGTGGCTGGGTATTTCTATCTTTCTTTGTTGAAGAATCCTCTATTTTGTCTAAAAGGCCATGTGTTATCTACTTCATTTTTTTGGCTCAGGGAGGACTCCTTTTTGCCTGTTCTCTATGcaatttttgtttgatttacCATGCCGAAGCAGCACTATTTCCTTGGCTAAAAACATGTCCTACtgtaaatattttctattagtATAACagtttttctatgaaatttcaaaacattgataACCACCAGCACATCATCCTAAAAGTTATCATATTCGTGTAACTAATAAACAGCTCTTGATGTTATACAAAGTCaacaaatatcaaacaatacatgaGTACTTCTGTAATGATGTGCAGCAAAATTGATGGGCAAATTTTTTTTCTGCTGCATGCTACTAGCTCCTGAAACTGTGTTAACTTCTTGAAAAGAATACAGCAATAACTGAAGTTGAATATATTATCTACCTTAAATTGTATAATTGATACATAATAGATAGTCAATTGCAGAGGAAAAGCATCTTTTAAGCTAGATATTTGGATATATAGCTCCCATATGATTGTCTCTATCCATTCTTTGTGTAGGACAGCCCACTGGCACTTGCTCAGGCTCATGAGACACGAGACAAACTCATGGCTACACATTCAGAGTTGGCTGAAGAGGGTGCTATTCAAATTGTAGTAATAAAAACAACAGGTGATAAGATATTAAGTCAACCACTTGCAGATATAGGCGGGAAAGGCTTGTTTACAAAAGAAATTGATGAGGCACTCATAAATGGTGAAATTGACATTGCTGTCCATTCAATGAAAGATGTTCCTACATACTTACCAGATAGGACAATTTTGCCTTGTAATCTTCCACGAGAGGATGTTCGGGATGCATTTATCTCCTTAAGTGCAGCTTCACTAGCAGAGCTTCCAGCTGGAAGCACTGTAGGAACCGCTTCACTCAGAAGAAAGTCTCAAATTCTCCATAGATATCCATCACTTAAAGTGAGTATACTGTATTACATGTGATCACATATTTTTGCAAGTATTTGGTcataagctctctctctctctcatgttttgtcttttgttttggggggggggggaggtttGATAGTCATGGTGGGACAAGAGAAGATGATAAGAGTAGATAGTGTTTGTTTGTCAACACGTTGACCCAATGCAAAATAGGAGGAAGTTCTTCTAGAGCTCTGATTCCTTGTTTCAAAATAGGAGGAACCCAATGCATTATGGTTTCAGAAAGTGAATAAACAGATTCAGCAAATTCTTTTAGGTTGTGTTTGGAGGTGGTCATTTGACCCCATCATTTGGGCTTTGGGATTTGAAATCCCAAATCCAATGTTTGGCTACCATTTTATAGAAGGGATTTGGATTTGGTCCAAATTTATCATGGAGTTGGAGTGTTGGACTTAATAAATAGGAGGATTTCAAATGACCCCACAAGGGGTGTcatttggactaaatatttagttatacattgattataaaatattttattcttatttatagttatatacaattctttattaaaatatttacatgtatgtatatacatatatgtacacATAAGTATACGtacatatatgtgcatatatatagtatgtgtgtgtgtgtgttagtatatatagacatatatatacatttatataggcacatatattatatatactatatacatatatttacatatgtatgtatgcatattattatatatatgtactatttacatatatatatatgtaaataggtagatacacatgtatatatatttacatacatatgtatatgtatatataaacatattatatatatgtatttatgtgcatatacatatatatatatatatatctacatatatTAGAATGATTGGATTTGAAATTCTCATGTATAATAGTTATCCAAACACTTTTAAGTTTCAAATAACATCATTTCAAATGacaaaatttgaaatgcaaGCTTTTCAAATTGTAGAATTTCAAACAAAATCATTTGAAATACCTCCATCCAAATGCAACattataacaaatatttatatacatatgtatataaatacatGTATATCATAAgtgcatgcatatgtatatatataatatttacacgTATGCATATGTACATACGTATAAATACATGCATGCCTATATagatattacatatatacatataagtatGTGTGGGTAGTTTATAttcatatgtacatatatatatctgctTATgcattctatttatatatatgtactatatACGcagatatatatttgtatataggTATACATATGTacctatattttatatataattgtaagGATGTACACTATACATAtagtatatgtatgtatacttaCACTTGTATAATATGTATGTGTTTACATATATgcattatgtgtgtgtgtgtgtgaaatatttttttgctgggatgtaaaaaatatttaagcatataatttttagttttttcacattttctttttacacTAATTAGAATGATTGAATTTCAATCTAACATATAATAGTTATCCAAACACTTAAATTTCAAATGACTGAATGAATTTAAATGCAAgcatttcaaattctccctccatcCAAATGCAACCTTATAAAATGTCCACAGTAGGCACTAGACAATCTCCAGCTTTCTAAATACTTTCTTCTGGAGTTTAAAAGTTTATGCGCAATATTTTACTCGCTGAGAAGGTTCAATTCTGAACAATTCCAGACTTGCTCAGTTAGGCATGTGATGTGTGTAATTGCTCTAAAGCGTTAGAGCTGGCTTCTTCTAGCATATGCCTCTTTGGCTCATTTGGGGATTTTGGCTTATGTGGCACCTTATGGTGGTAGTTTACTTACTGGTATGGTTGTCAATATGTTGTTATTTTTGTGGGTTTTTTCATCTGTAGGTGTTGGAGAACTTCCGGGGTAATGTTCAGACACggttaagaaaattaaatgaaggGGTGGTCCAAGCAACTCTATTGGCTTTAGCAGGACTCAAACGCCTAAATATGACTGAAAATGTAACTTCAGTTCTTCCCATTGATGATATGCTTCCAGCGGTTGCTCAAGGGGCTATTGGAATTGCGTGTCGAAGCGACGATGATAAAATGGTAATTTCAGTTCTTTCTTTGAATTATGGCTGGTGGTGGGATAGGTGGGTTATgtaatttgttttttcatttttgttggtGGGCAAAAAATCAGTTTaggtatgtatgtatgttttaTAAGGTGTTGGTGGTGGTGCTGTTTTTGCATTCAGGCCGACTACATAGCCTCACTGAATGAGGAGGAAACAAGACTAGCGGTTGCATGCGAGAGGGCTTTCCTCTTGACATTGGACGGGTCGTGTCGCACTCCAATTGCGGGATATGCTTGTCGGAATGAGGATGGGAATTGCATTTTCAGAGGACTGGTGGCCTCGCCCGACGGAACCCGaggtattatattatattatatcattaGAACAGTGCTTGCTGATTGGAGAAAAATATGGGGGATGATggtgaattttaattataattataattataatttttcagtGCTAGAAACTTCTAGACAAGGGCCCTATGCCTACGAAGATATGGTTCTGATGGGAAAGGATGCCGGGAAGGAACTTCTGTTGAGAGCAGGGCCAGGTTTTTTTGATTCGTAAGTACTTTAGCCAGATTAGACGAAGCATTGTGTTCCTCCTCTTCCAATGGGGAGGGAGGgttcattcttttgtttctctttttatgAGAACCCCCACCCTCAGTaagccagcagcagcagccaaaTGCCGTCTAAATATCAAATATCCATATTGAGGTTCATTAGCTTGTTTGTTGTTCTGTTGGCTTGGATTGGATTGGCTGTCGAAATTAGTGAAAATtagggtgggtgggtgggtgggttctGGATAAGTAGTAGTCATGGGAGTTCAGATCCAATTATTCATCAGGAGAAAACAAGCGGTTTATTAGGGTGGTTTCTGTATAATCGTAAAAGCCCGTT encodes:
- the LOC127791818 gene encoding porphobilinogen deaminase, chloroplastic-like isoform X4, with the translated sequence METATTTMLSLNQALFPSNFRSLGSVSALGVSLPSPKAPSTIRCRRRNAVTRASVAIEQQAQTKVALIRIGTRGSPLALAQAHETRDKLMATHSELAEEGAIQIVVIKTTGDKILSQPLADIGGKGLFTKEIDEALINGEIDIAVHSMKDVPTYLPDRTILPCNLPREDVRDAFISLSAASLAELPAGSTVGTASLRRKSQILHRYPSLKVLENFRGNVQTRLRKLNEGVVQATLLALAGLKRLNMTENVTSVLPIDDMLPAVAQGAIGIACRSDDDKMADYIASLNEEETRLAVACERAFLLTLDGSCRTPIAGYACRNEDGNCIFRGLVASPDGTRVLETSRQGPYAYEDMVLMGKDAGKELLLRAGPGFFDS
- the LOC127791818 gene encoding porphobilinogen deaminase, chloroplastic-like isoform X1 → MVKGKAYQVIKVNFEGEKDGSSYNRDFKISYHLSSPTGCLHVLHVRVQTSGAFNRLIGGYRGKKRFESWGQNSSKESQCSFAEDLGCLCCYEDSPLALAQAHETRDKLMATHSELAEEGAIQIVVIKTTGDKILSQPLADIGGKGLFTKEIDEALINGEIDIAVHSMKDVPTYLPDRTILPCNLPREDVRDAFISLSAASLAELPAGSTVGTASLRRKSQILHRYPSLKVLENFRGNVQTRLRKLNEGVVQATLLALAGLKRLNMTENVTSVLPIDDMLPAVAQGAIGIACRSDDDKMADYIASLNEEETRLAVACERAFLLTLDGSCRTPIAGYACRNEDGNCIFRGLVASPDGTRVLETSRQGPYAYEDMVLMGKDAGKELLLRAGPGFFDSF
- the LOC127791818 gene encoding porphobilinogen deaminase, chloroplastic-like isoform X2 — translated: MVKGKAYQVIKVNFEGEKDGSSYNRDFKISYHLSSPTGCLHVLHVRVQTSGAFNRLIGGYRGKKRFESWGQNSSKESQCSFAEDLGCLCCYEDSPLALAQAHETRDKLMATHSELAEEGAIQIVVIKTTGDKILSQPLADIGGKGLFTKEIDEALINGEIDIAVHSMKDVPTYLPDRTILPCNLPREDVRDAFISLSAASLAELPAGSTVGTASLRRKSQILHRYPSLKVLENFRGNVQTRLRKLNEGVVQATLLALAGLKRLNMTENVTSVLPIDDMLPAVAQGAIGIACRSDDDKMADYIASLNEEETRLAVACERAFLLTLDGSCRTPIAGYACRNEDGNCIFRGLVASPDGTRVLETSRQGPYAYEDMVLMGKDAGKELLLRAGPGFFDS
- the LOC127791818 gene encoding porphobilinogen deaminase, chloroplastic-like isoform X3, with translation METATTTMLSLNQALFPSNFRSLGSVSALGVSLPSPKAPSTIRCRRRNAVTRASVAIEQQAQTKVALIRIGTRGSPLALAQAHETRDKLMATHSELAEEGAIQIVVIKTTGDKILSQPLADIGGKGLFTKEIDEALINGEIDIAVHSMKDVPTYLPDRTILPCNLPREDVRDAFISLSAASLAELPAGSTVGTASLRRKSQILHRYPSLKVLENFRGNVQTRLRKLNEGVVQATLLALAGLKRLNMTENVTSVLPIDDMLPAVAQGAIGIACRSDDDKMADYIASLNEEETRLAVACERAFLLTLDGSCRTPIAGYACRNEDGNCIFRGLVASPDGTRVLETSRQGPYAYEDMVLMGKDAGKELLLRAGPGFFDSF